In Streptomyces sp. NBC_00448, the following are encoded in one genomic region:
- a CDS encoding acetate/propionate family kinase, translating into MGPSASSGEGVLVLDAGSSSLHITLFGAEGTRIAGHDAERPPGPETTEELRGFLATVPTPSAVGHRLVHGGPGLTEHTLIDGPVRALLEEAAPLAPLHMPPALAVVDAAGELLPDIPHVACFDTAFHAELPAAAYQYAVPEQWRVQYGLRRYGFHGLSYTWSLARTADVLGRPAETLHLVIAHLGGGCSACAVRNGRSVDTTMGLTPLEGLVMSRRSGSVDPGALVWLQRRHGLSAKEIEETLHRHSGLLGLSGTSGDTRDLVRARAKGDASAQGALAAFVHSCCRGIAAMAASLDRLDALVFTGEIGEDQPEVREEICARLSVLGVRGGLSVPSVKELREDGARRIDAPGTDVPILVVATGETQQIAEETRRPLWQRRSSQAYWMIH; encoded by the coding sequence ATGGGTCCCAGCGCGTCTTCCGGAGAGGGTGTTCTGGTACTCGACGCCGGCTCCTCGAGTCTGCACATCACCCTGTTCGGCGCGGAAGGCACACGGATCGCCGGTCACGACGCCGAGAGGCCGCCAGGGCCCGAAACGACCGAGGAGTTGCGCGGCTTCCTGGCCACTGTGCCCACGCCATCGGCCGTAGGACATCGCCTCGTTCACGGTGGGCCGGGTCTGACGGAGCACACGCTGATCGACGGACCGGTGCGCGCGTTGCTGGAGGAGGCCGCGCCTCTGGCACCCCTGCACATGCCTCCCGCCCTCGCCGTGGTGGACGCTGCCGGTGAGCTACTGCCCGACATTCCCCACGTCGCCTGTTTCGATACCGCCTTCCACGCGGAACTGCCTGCCGCCGCCTACCAGTACGCGGTCCCCGAGCAGTGGCGCGTGCAGTACGGGTTGCGCCGCTACGGCTTTCACGGTCTCTCCTACACGTGGTCCCTGGCGCGCACTGCCGACGTGCTGGGCCGCCCCGCCGAAACCCTCCACCTCGTCATCGCCCACCTGGGCGGTGGCTGCTCGGCCTGCGCCGTGCGCAACGGCCGCAGCGTGGACACGACCATGGGGCTGACCCCGCTGGAGGGGCTGGTGATGAGCCGTCGTAGCGGCAGCGTCGATCCGGGAGCGCTGGTGTGGCTCCAACGTCGACACGGGCTGAGCGCAAAGGAGATCGAGGAGACACTCCATCGGCACTCGGGTCTTCTCGGCCTCTCGGGTACCTCAGGGGACACGCGCGACCTCGTGCGCGCGCGTGCGAAAGGAGACGCGTCCGCCCAGGGCGCTCTGGCCGCCTTCGTGCACAGCTGCTGCCGCGGCATCGCTGCCATGGCCGCCTCGTTGGACCGCCTCGACGCTCTGGTCTTCACCGGCGAAATCGGCGAGGACCAGCCCGAGGTACGCGAGGAGATCTGCGCGCGCCTATCCGTCCTGGGAGTACGCGGCGGGCTGTCCGTCCCCTCGGTCAAGGAGCTGCGCGAAGACGGAGCACGCAGGATCGACGCACCCGGCACGGACGTCCCGATTCTCGTCGTCGCCACCGGGGAGACCCAGCAGATCGCCGAGGAGACGCGCCGCCCTCTCTGGCAACGTAGGTCGAGTCAGGCATACTGGATGATTCATTGA